A region of Scomber scombrus unplaced genomic scaffold, fScoSco1.1 SCAFFOLD_116, whole genome shotgun sequence DNA encodes the following proteins:
- the aatkb gene encoding serine/threonine-protein kinase LMTK1 isoform X2, protein MSTLASPASQGSPDVYILPLTEVSLPVAKQPARSVQLQKSTDLGRHTLLYLKEIGNGWFGKVLLGEVNAGLHTTQVVVKELKASASVQDQMHFLEEAQAFRALQHPALLQCLAQCTEVTPYLLVMEFCPLGDVKSYLRSCRTAETVTPEPLILQRMACDIASGLLHLHKHNFTHSDLALRNCLLTADVSVKIGDYGLSQAKYKDDYYVTLDQMFVPLRWIAPELVDEVHGNLLVADQTQQSNIWSLGVTIWELFELGNQPYRHYSDRQVLTYAVREQQLRLPKPLLKVPLAERWYEVMQFCWLQPDQRPNAEEVHLLLSYLCAKGASEAEEDFERRWNSMRPNTGHNNLRGACVMSRDHPSMTSSSSFPLLEQFSTGDGYHSESGDDILTVTETSHGLNFEYKWEHARAELSYRASESSATLGHQAFYPPGGIVGGCPMESHSHGVSPPYYQPKHLHAPGVLPVLSAHSPSISSEYYIRIEEPVDCNIDLDYTMCSYSPDYQGSSGSFLTGSADSGECMACPSQAKNMGPYWSADILKSDVYDSNDSSPAISLTMEPLLGQVSDSSPIRPWESSHYVSYKDRDGGYYYEHSPSLGIDHYLIGGELSSEHHHQESWGSRSLRQALGELDNPLGISPSVISPPQQAYRDTYLDTSQASIIGKNVTGGYYDMMGSLRKTMPSHTRHNSHSVSIDMETEGALFIGHRDSDTEEDEEDIFVERHTCNTWPSKHRHSSVGHHRRASHSCKQDAYVDFHYTMPSTDIEDSWPDEHSLAFHTLPKPIDYLEPHQAKDNSACLNLSKHHTMVPTDNCNAYIYLCHEGETQVPASGECCHSHFVDPLTGLLVRNNTYSHSYSHSNYIRDKAIEIPSNEEMINLSPAPGGPIVPKPALMKTEDNGEQYVDLTTDDALFKEKREDVIKENLIMQKPTEPKVEEVTLTMTKATPPPPDDNTHVMVALTDPQSEISNTGDSGVDRGGSSVSLADILDCSDEEEDDDITDDITDVTSGIFADESSELNASPAFKSLQKQVGTPDSMDSMDLPSAAGSCEGFSPACSHPSSSPKAMDSGYDTENNESPEFVPKEPHEPREQPLGKPPLDTSLEEEEVEAQEMPTEGEPSLDEDSALGTSQSCDDILLPLSENTPYRDSAYFSDYENERQSRDEGEELPEKIENDEENVEKEQHMEEKKGEKRKNEEEEELQDTVASKGIKLESKPTLTRGAESSLEDCEQDEVLGLPLQHSDSASIAEGGLDEWPSQEENSSLGDWAAEVVGAMEEALGALHEECNSNINVEEVEAKEEAQTLETAEEPAIKTIQNKPSGISGETLHTLPKDEVALQHTANTRRFSSSSPPPPSTPPPPLPTTEGRGCPADGEEADGEEDGDTDDSDESDEDLRKYGAREQSGGEESEDECHPVPIVVSDNSDAHKLRSLLKMPTLLTVENLAEDLDCKKKTVSFFDDVTVYLFDQSD, encoded by the exons gggGATGTGAAGAGTTACCTCCGGAGCTGCAGGACTGCAGAGACCGTGACACCGGAGCCACTGATCCTGCAGCGGATGGCCTGTGACATCGCCTCGGGACTGCTgcacctgcacaaacacaacttCACACACAG TGACTTGGCTTTGAGGAACTGCTTGTTGACCGCCGACGTCTCCGTGAAGATTGGAGATTACGGTCTGTCTCAGGCCAAGTACAAG GATGATTACTACGTGACATTAGATCAGATGTTTGTGCCGCTGCGCTGGATCGCTCCGGAGCTGGTGGACGAGGTGCACGGAAACCTGCTGGTGGCTGACCAGACCCAACAGAGCAACATCTG gtCGCTGGGTGTTACCATCTGGGAGTTGTTTGAGCTGGGAAACCAACCCTACAGACACTACTCTGACAGACAGGTGCTAACCTACGCTGTGAGGGAGCAGCAGCTGCGACTCCCAAAACCGCTGCTCAAAGTGCCTCTGGCTGAGCGctg GTACGAGGTGATGCAGTTCTGCTGGCTCCAACCGGATCAGAGGCCCAACGCAGAGGAAGTCCACTTGCTGCTCAGCTACCTGTGTGCCAAGGGGGCCAGCGAGGCCGAAGAGGACTTTGAGAGGCGATGGAACTCCATGCGTCCCAATACCGGACACAACAACCTCCGTGGTGCCTGTGTGATGTCACGAGACCATCCCTCAatgacctcctcctcctctttccctctcctcgAGCAGTTTTCGACCGGAGATGGCTACCACTCGGAGTCTGGGGATGACATACTAACAGTCACAGAGACCAGCCACGGCCTGAACTTTGAGTACAAGTGGGAGCATGCCAGGGCAGAGCTGTCGTACAGAGCCTCGGAGTCGTCTGCTACGCTGGGTCATCAGGCATTTTACCCACCAGGAGGCATTGTGGGAGGCTGCCCCATGGAGAGCCACAGCCATGGAGTTTCACCTCCTTACTACCAACCAAAACATCTACATGCTCCAGGCGTACTCCCCGTCCTCAGTGCCCATAGCCCCTCTATAAGCAGTGAATACTACATCCGCATTGAAGAGCCAGTAGACTGTAACATTGATCTGGACTACACCATGTGCTCCTACAGCCCAGACTACCAGGGCAGCAGTGGGAGCTTCCTTACTGGGAGTGCGGACTCGGGCGAATGCATGGCTTGCCCATCACAGGCCAAGAATATGGGCCCCTATTGGTCAGCAGACATCCTTAAGTCAGATGTGTATGACTCAAATGACTCAAGTCCTGCTATCTCCCTGACAATGGAGCCCCTTTTAGGGCAAGTATCAGACAGCAGCCCCATAAGACCCTGGGAGTCTAGTCACTATGTGTCCTATAAAGACCGAGATGGGGGTTACTACTATGAGCACTCACCATCTTTGGGGATAGATCACTATCTGATTGGAGGTGAGCTTTCCAGTGAGCATCATCATCAGGAAAGCTGGGGGTCAAGAAGCCTTCGCCAGGCTTTGGGTGAGTTGGACAACCCGCTGGGTATATCCCCCTCTGTAATCAGTCCGCCTCAGCAGGCCTACAGAGACACATACCTAGACACAAGCCAGGCCTCTATCATTGGGAAGAACGTGACGGGGGGCTACTACGACATGATGGGCTCCCTGAGGAAGACCATGCCCAGCCACACCAGGCACAACAGCCACTCTGTCAGTATCGACATGGAGACAGAGGGGGCGCTCTTTATTGGACACAGAGATAGTGATACAGAGGAGGACGAAGAAGATATATTTGTTGAGAGACACACCTGCAACACTTGGCCTTCGAAACATCGCCACAGCAGCGTAGGTCACCACAGACGAGCGAGCCACAGCTGCAAACAAGACGCTTACGTAGATTTCCACTACACAATGCCGAGTACAGACATTGAAGACTCCTGGCCGGACGAGCACAGCCTGGCTTTCCACACTCTGCCTAAACCCATTGACTATCTTGAGCCCCACCAGGCCAAAGACAACAGCGCTTGCCTTAATCTGAGTAAACACCACACAATGGTGCCCACAGACAACTGCAATGCCTACATTTACCTGTGCCATGAGGGCGAGACTCAGGTGCCAGCGTCTGGAGAGTGCTGCCACTCGCACTTTGTCGATCCACTTACTGGCTTGCTAGTCAGAAACAACACCTATAGTCACAGCTACAGCCACAGCAACTACATCAGAGATAAGGCCATTGAAATCCCAAGCAATGAAGAGATGATCAATCTATCGCCAGCTCCAGGTGGTCCCATTGTCCCTAAACCTGCTTTGATGAAGACTGAAGACAATGGAGAGCAGTATGTTGACCTCACAACAGATGACGCACTGTTtaaagagaagagggaggatgTAATCAAGGAAAATCTAATCATGCAAAAACCAACAGAGCCTAAAGTAGAAGAGGTGACCCTTACAATGACGAAagccactcctcctcctcctgatgacaACACACATGTGATGGTTGCTCTCACAGATCCACAGTCAGAGATAAGTAACACCGGTGACAGTGGCGTAGACCGAGGTGGCTCCAGCGTGAGCCTCGCCGACATCCTCGACTGcagtgatgaggaagaggacgaTGACATCACAGACGATATCACCGATGTTACCTCGGGCATCTTCGCTGACGAGTCCAGCGAGCTGAACGCTTCTCCTGCCTTCAAGTCGCTACAGAAGCAGGTAGGAACTCCTGATTCTATGGATTCGATGGATCTCCCATCTGCAGCCGGGTCCTGTGAAGGCTTCAGCCCTGCGTGCTCTCACCCTTCCAGCTCACCTAAAGCGATGGACAGCGGCTACgacacagaaaataatgaaagccCTGAGTTTGTCCCCAAAGAGCCTCATGAACCTCGTGAACAACCTCTAGGAAAGCCTCCCCTTGACACGAgcctggaggaggaagaagttgAGGCCCAAGAGATGCCCACAGAGGGTGAGCCATCACTGGATGAGGATTCGGCTTTAGGTACCTCACAGTCATGTGACGACATCCTTCTACCACTGAGTGAAAATACCCCATACAGAGACTCTGCTTACTTTTCAGACTACGAGAATGAAAGGCAGTCCagggatgaaggagaggagctaccagagaaaatagaaaacgatgaagaaaatgttgaaaaggaACAGCacatggaagaaaagaagggcgagaaaaggaagaatgaggaggaggaagaattaCAGGACACTGTTGCAAGCAAAGGCATAAAACTTGAAAGTAAACCCACATTGACTCGAGGTGCAGAGTCATCTTTAGAGGACTGTGAGCAGGATGAAGTACTGGGGTTACCTCTGCAGCACTCTGATAGCGCCTCGATAGCAGAAGGCGGACTGGATGAATGGCCATCTCAGGAGGAGAACTCTTCTCTGGGAGACTGGGCAGCAGAGGTGGTGGGAGCAATGGAGGAGGCCCTCGGTGCCCTGCATGAAGAATGTAACTCCAACATAAATGTAGAGGAGGTGGAAGCGAAGGAGGAGGCTCAAACTTTAGAAACAGCAGAAGAGCCAGCGATCAAGACAATTCAAAACAAGCCATCAGGGATCTCCGGAGAAACCCTGCACACCTTACCCAAAGACGAGGTGGCATTGCAGCACACGGCAAACACCAGGcggttttcttcttcttcgccTCCACCTCCATCCACTCCTCCCCCTCCGCTTCCTACAACAGAGGGCCGAGGGTGTCCGGCTGACGGGGAAGAGGCGGACGGCGAGGAGGACGGCGACACAGACGACAGCGACGAGTCGGACGAGGATCTGCGGAAGTACGGCGCGCGAGAGCAAAGCGGAGGGGAGGAGAGCGAGGACGAGTGCCACCCGGTGCCCATCGTGGTGAGCGACAACAGCGACGCCCACAAACTGCGAAGCCTCCTCAAGATGCCGACGCTGCTTACAGTGGAGAACCTGGCGGAGGACCTCGACTGCAAGAAGAAGACAGTGTCGTTTTTTGATGATGTCACCGTCTATCTGTTCGATCAG TCCGACTAA
- the aatkb gene encoding serine/threonine-protein kinase LMTK1 isoform X1, which translates to MSTLASPASQGSPDVYILPLTEVSLPVAKQPARSVQLQKSTDLGRHTLLYLKEIGNGWFGKVLLGEVNAGLHTTQVVVKELKASASVQDQMHFLEEAQAFRALQHPALLQCLAQCTEVTPYLLVMEFCPLGDVKSYLRSCRTAETVTPEPLILQRMACDIASGLLHLHKHNFTHSDLALRNCLLTADVSVKIGDYGLSQAKYKDDYYVTLDQMFVPLRWIAPELVDEVHGNLLVADQTQQSNIWSLGVTIWELFELGNQPYRHYSDRQVLTYAVREQQLRLPKPLLKVPLAERWYEVMQFCWLQPDQRPNAEEVHLLLSYLCAKGASEAEEDFERRWNSMRPNTGHNNLRGACVMSRDHPSMTSSSSFPLLEQFSTGDGYHSESGDDILTVTETSHGLNFEYKWEHARAELSYRASESSATLGHQAFYPPGGIVGGCPMESHSHGVSPPYYQPKHLHAPGVLPVLSAHSPSISSEYYIRIEEPVDCNIDLDYTMCSYSPDYQGSSGSFLTGSADSGECMACPSQAKNMGPYWSADILKSDVYDSNDSSPAISLTMEPLLGQVSDSSPIRPWESSHYVSYKDRDGGYYYEHSPSLGIDHYLIGGELSSEHHHQESWGSRSLRQALGELDNPLGISPSVISPPQQAYRDTYLDTSQASIIGKNVTGGYYDMMGSLRKTMPSHTRHNSHSVSIDMETEGALFIGHRDSDTEEDEEDIFVERHTCNTWPSKHRHSSVGHHRRASHSCKQDAYVDFHYTMPSTDIEDSWPDEHSLAFHTLPKPIDYLEPHQAKDNSACLNLSKHHTMVPTDNCNAYIYLCHEGETQVPASGECCHSHFVDPLTGLLVRNNTYSHSYSHSNYIRDKAIEIPSNEEMINLSPAPGGPIVPKPALMKTEDNGEQYVDLTTDDALFKEKREDVIKENLIMQKPTEPKVEEVTLTMTKATPPPPDDNTHVMVALTDPQSEISNTGDSGVDRGGSSVSLADILDCSDEEEDDDITDDITDVTSGIFADESSELNASPAFKSLQKQVGTPDSMDSMDLPSAAGSCEGFSPACSHPSSSPKAMDSGYDTENNESPEFVPKEPHEPREQPLGKPPLDTSLEEEEVEAQEMPTEGEPSLDEDSALGTSQSCDDILLPLSENTPYRDSAYFSDYENERQSRDEGEELPEKIENDEENVEKEQHMEEKKGEKRKNEEEEELQDTVASKGIKLESKPTLTRGAESSLEDCEQDEVLGLPLQHSDSASIAEGGLDEWPSQEENSSLGDWAAEVVGAMEEALGALHEECNSNINVEEVEAKEEAQTLETAEEPAIKTIQNKPSGISGETLHTLPKDEVALQHTANTRRFSSSSPPPPSTPPPPLPTTEGRGCPADGEEADGEEDGDTDDSDESDEDLRKYGAREQSGGEESEDECHPVPIVVSDNSDAHKLRSLLKMPTLLTVENLAEDLDCKKKTVSFFDDVTVYLFDQESPTKELSEHGFSLGAEGQSSRSKSQERLSASDDSSDGNISEESAGYEWEDDFPLLPLPTSSASSDSPPPPPPPRPVNKIPDPKPAVQYSRFTVSPSNVSRFSITHISDSDMDSAGGSSEDGDKE; encoded by the exons gggGATGTGAAGAGTTACCTCCGGAGCTGCAGGACTGCAGAGACCGTGACACCGGAGCCACTGATCCTGCAGCGGATGGCCTGTGACATCGCCTCGGGACTGCTgcacctgcacaaacacaacttCACACACAG TGACTTGGCTTTGAGGAACTGCTTGTTGACCGCCGACGTCTCCGTGAAGATTGGAGATTACGGTCTGTCTCAGGCCAAGTACAAG GATGATTACTACGTGACATTAGATCAGATGTTTGTGCCGCTGCGCTGGATCGCTCCGGAGCTGGTGGACGAGGTGCACGGAAACCTGCTGGTGGCTGACCAGACCCAACAGAGCAACATCTG gtCGCTGGGTGTTACCATCTGGGAGTTGTTTGAGCTGGGAAACCAACCCTACAGACACTACTCTGACAGACAGGTGCTAACCTACGCTGTGAGGGAGCAGCAGCTGCGACTCCCAAAACCGCTGCTCAAAGTGCCTCTGGCTGAGCGctg GTACGAGGTGATGCAGTTCTGCTGGCTCCAACCGGATCAGAGGCCCAACGCAGAGGAAGTCCACTTGCTGCTCAGCTACCTGTGTGCCAAGGGGGCCAGCGAGGCCGAAGAGGACTTTGAGAGGCGATGGAACTCCATGCGTCCCAATACCGGACACAACAACCTCCGTGGTGCCTGTGTGATGTCACGAGACCATCCCTCAatgacctcctcctcctctttccctctcctcgAGCAGTTTTCGACCGGAGATGGCTACCACTCGGAGTCTGGGGATGACATACTAACAGTCACAGAGACCAGCCACGGCCTGAACTTTGAGTACAAGTGGGAGCATGCCAGGGCAGAGCTGTCGTACAGAGCCTCGGAGTCGTCTGCTACGCTGGGTCATCAGGCATTTTACCCACCAGGAGGCATTGTGGGAGGCTGCCCCATGGAGAGCCACAGCCATGGAGTTTCACCTCCTTACTACCAACCAAAACATCTACATGCTCCAGGCGTACTCCCCGTCCTCAGTGCCCATAGCCCCTCTATAAGCAGTGAATACTACATCCGCATTGAAGAGCCAGTAGACTGTAACATTGATCTGGACTACACCATGTGCTCCTACAGCCCAGACTACCAGGGCAGCAGTGGGAGCTTCCTTACTGGGAGTGCGGACTCGGGCGAATGCATGGCTTGCCCATCACAGGCCAAGAATATGGGCCCCTATTGGTCAGCAGACATCCTTAAGTCAGATGTGTATGACTCAAATGACTCAAGTCCTGCTATCTCCCTGACAATGGAGCCCCTTTTAGGGCAAGTATCAGACAGCAGCCCCATAAGACCCTGGGAGTCTAGTCACTATGTGTCCTATAAAGACCGAGATGGGGGTTACTACTATGAGCACTCACCATCTTTGGGGATAGATCACTATCTGATTGGAGGTGAGCTTTCCAGTGAGCATCATCATCAGGAAAGCTGGGGGTCAAGAAGCCTTCGCCAGGCTTTGGGTGAGTTGGACAACCCGCTGGGTATATCCCCCTCTGTAATCAGTCCGCCTCAGCAGGCCTACAGAGACACATACCTAGACACAAGCCAGGCCTCTATCATTGGGAAGAACGTGACGGGGGGCTACTACGACATGATGGGCTCCCTGAGGAAGACCATGCCCAGCCACACCAGGCACAACAGCCACTCTGTCAGTATCGACATGGAGACAGAGGGGGCGCTCTTTATTGGACACAGAGATAGTGATACAGAGGAGGACGAAGAAGATATATTTGTTGAGAGACACACCTGCAACACTTGGCCTTCGAAACATCGCCACAGCAGCGTAGGTCACCACAGACGAGCGAGCCACAGCTGCAAACAAGACGCTTACGTAGATTTCCACTACACAATGCCGAGTACAGACATTGAAGACTCCTGGCCGGACGAGCACAGCCTGGCTTTCCACACTCTGCCTAAACCCATTGACTATCTTGAGCCCCACCAGGCCAAAGACAACAGCGCTTGCCTTAATCTGAGTAAACACCACACAATGGTGCCCACAGACAACTGCAATGCCTACATTTACCTGTGCCATGAGGGCGAGACTCAGGTGCCAGCGTCTGGAGAGTGCTGCCACTCGCACTTTGTCGATCCACTTACTGGCTTGCTAGTCAGAAACAACACCTATAGTCACAGCTACAGCCACAGCAACTACATCAGAGATAAGGCCATTGAAATCCCAAGCAATGAAGAGATGATCAATCTATCGCCAGCTCCAGGTGGTCCCATTGTCCCTAAACCTGCTTTGATGAAGACTGAAGACAATGGAGAGCAGTATGTTGACCTCACAACAGATGACGCACTGTTtaaagagaagagggaggatgTAATCAAGGAAAATCTAATCATGCAAAAACCAACAGAGCCTAAAGTAGAAGAGGTGACCCTTACAATGACGAAagccactcctcctcctcctgatgacaACACACATGTGATGGTTGCTCTCACAGATCCACAGTCAGAGATAAGTAACACCGGTGACAGTGGCGTAGACCGAGGTGGCTCCAGCGTGAGCCTCGCCGACATCCTCGACTGcagtgatgaggaagaggacgaTGACATCACAGACGATATCACCGATGTTACCTCGGGCATCTTCGCTGACGAGTCCAGCGAGCTGAACGCTTCTCCTGCCTTCAAGTCGCTACAGAAGCAGGTAGGAACTCCTGATTCTATGGATTCGATGGATCTCCCATCTGCAGCCGGGTCCTGTGAAGGCTTCAGCCCTGCGTGCTCTCACCCTTCCAGCTCACCTAAAGCGATGGACAGCGGCTACgacacagaaaataatgaaagccCTGAGTTTGTCCCCAAAGAGCCTCATGAACCTCGTGAACAACCTCTAGGAAAGCCTCCCCTTGACACGAgcctggaggaggaagaagttgAGGCCCAAGAGATGCCCACAGAGGGTGAGCCATCACTGGATGAGGATTCGGCTTTAGGTACCTCACAGTCATGTGACGACATCCTTCTACCACTGAGTGAAAATACCCCATACAGAGACTCTGCTTACTTTTCAGACTACGAGAATGAAAGGCAGTCCagggatgaaggagaggagctaccagagaaaatagaaaacgatgaagaaaatgttgaaaaggaACAGCacatggaagaaaagaagggcgagaaaaggaagaatgaggaggaggaagaattaCAGGACACTGTTGCAAGCAAAGGCATAAAACTTGAAAGTAAACCCACATTGACTCGAGGTGCAGAGTCATCTTTAGAGGACTGTGAGCAGGATGAAGTACTGGGGTTACCTCTGCAGCACTCTGATAGCGCCTCGATAGCAGAAGGCGGACTGGATGAATGGCCATCTCAGGAGGAGAACTCTTCTCTGGGAGACTGGGCAGCAGAGGTGGTGGGAGCAATGGAGGAGGCCCTCGGTGCCCTGCATGAAGAATGTAACTCCAACATAAATGTAGAGGAGGTGGAAGCGAAGGAGGAGGCTCAAACTTTAGAAACAGCAGAAGAGCCAGCGATCAAGACAATTCAAAACAAGCCATCAGGGATCTCCGGAGAAACCCTGCACACCTTACCCAAAGACGAGGTGGCATTGCAGCACACGGCAAACACCAGGcggttttcttcttcttcgccTCCACCTCCATCCACTCCTCCCCCTCCGCTTCCTACAACAGAGGGCCGAGGGTGTCCGGCTGACGGGGAAGAGGCGGACGGCGAGGAGGACGGCGACACAGACGACAGCGACGAGTCGGACGAGGATCTGCGGAAGTACGGCGCGCGAGAGCAAAGCGGAGGGGAGGAGAGCGAGGACGAGTGCCACCCGGTGCCCATCGTGGTGAGCGACAACAGCGACGCCCACAAACTGCGAAGCCTCCTCAAGATGCCGACGCTGCTTACAGTGGAGAACCTGGCGGAGGACCTCGACTGCAAGAAGAAGACAGTGTCGTTTTTTGATGATGTCACCGTCTATCTGTTCGATCAG GAAAGTCCGACTAAAGAGTTGTCTGAACACGGCTTCTCTTTGGGAGCAGAGGGTCAGAGTTCACGGAGCAAATCCCAGGAAAGGTTGAGCGCCTCGGACGACTCCTCAGACGGGAACATCTCAGAGGAGA GCGCTGGGTACGAGTGGGAGGACGACTTCCCTCTGCTCCCATTACCGACATCCTCAGCATCATCggactctcctcctcctcctcctcctcctcgccccGTCAACAAAATCCCGGATCCTAAACCAGCCGTGCAGTATTCCCGCTTCACCGTCTCCCCATCCAACGTGTCCCGCTTCTCCATCACTCACATCTCTGACTCTGATATGGATTCAGCAGGAG gaagCAGCGAGGACGGAGACAAAGAGTAA